In the genome of Mugil cephalus isolate CIBA_MC_2020 chromosome 21, CIBA_Mcephalus_1.1, whole genome shotgun sequence, one region contains:
- the mideasa gene encoding mitotic deacetylase associated SANT domain protein a isoform X2, with the protein MSLPSQVNTGKGGKHRASAMKEAVQHSGEVYYGMGPPALEASHSDSASGSGVYNPEKGPQSLPHYQQAAPVKWMQQDSIQAPGWTQEAPVAAWGQNFGPYMGGVNVRGQMFHKGVHEGVALPMGVENQLPAPVDVYRDSTQPQAQGRGLEWEQHAAAAAMHQAQLQAYQHGHKGELQGQPHVPPHNMQGPMLQPFQATFRPNKQPFAAGPYYSVFPGNKAMPNLAYPEQPKTQQQLMHQMQQQQMHHHHQQHQQQQLHHQQHIQLQQQQQQQQQQQQQLQQQQKIQQHQMQQQQQQMQQQMQQQYHQQQIQERQQQLQQIQQQLHQQNVPQQEATPPPVQPKQQQQQQQQQQQQQQQQQQQQQLQTQNFVAFQPPDPCPPDTGSEKDVKPAEPPQEPEAQTVAAASAAPDPCPEKIPANPAEAPEAPSAPSRRSRRLSKDGQSPLGPPSSNPWPQASKDPPPSLNGVAGVPPARGGESQVTTGGVIQITRRRRRASKEINLETLAQKASEMESLPAKTAKEDGASGKQASMVPLVIPVSVPVHRGQPDPQGVWAHGRPGQGERPADRKPSVIVARRRSLRSVSFGQDGDSDAGLDEDGKAKCKRRPRPEPLIIPPPKPSTFIPPSVYPSITSYQSNLRSPVRLDNPLTLPPYTPPPILSPVREGSGLYFSTFLTNIAVSNQILPPPPTPKSAARSLLRSTSSDIEPPVLPLIADATPVSFEPRINIGLQYQAEIPDMEEKPSAQSDQHKADLVWVPLDECSHTHVEDLMNAACSSVFRGGGTNQELVLHCLHESGGNFLETLERLMLQDPIFPKGHHLAGYHYSGSDSWTAEEKRYFNKGISAYRKDFFLVQKLVRTKTVAQCVEFYYTYKKQVKIGRNGILTFGPPDSPVEKHAEAVVDVKSSQQQSKVTQGEDEGDDKKDPYDHESSHQARVAQSLQAHDYAGTVLVIKEPDTANKEVRHASVQPRPRAEPAPKKSKAPAKPPQDPDAVFPCKKCNRVFYKVKSRSAHMKSHAEQEKKAAALRQKEEEEQAAAQARARKLAAAAAAAAAHQGGNGNGVTDQAEVSSQEDSSEGEDDDDEDWQ; encoded by the exons ATGAGTCTTCCTTCTCAAGTTAATACTGGCAAGGGAGGTAAGCATCGGGCGTCAGCCATGAAAGAGGCGGTGCAGCATTCAGGGGAGGTTTATTATGGAATGGGACCTCCGGCTTTAGAGGCAAGCCACAGTGACTCTGCCAGCGGCTCTGGTGTTTATAACCCAGAGAAAGGGCCCCAAAGTCTGCCGCACTATCAACAGGCTGCTCCAGTTAAGTGGATGCAGCAGGACTCCATACAGGCCCCCGGGTGGACTCAGGAAGCTCCTGTAGCAGCGTGGGGGCAGAATTTTGGCCCTTACATGGGCGGAGTGAACGTCAGGGGTCAGATGTTCCACAAAGGAGTCCATGAAGGTGTCGCTCTGCCGATGGGGGTAGAAAACCAGCTGCCCGCGCCCGTGGACGTTTACAGGGATTCCACCCAGCCCCAAGCTCAGGGGAGAGGGCTCGAGTGGGAACAGcacgccgccgccgctgcaATGCACCAGGCCCAGCTGCAGGCCTATCAGCACGGCCACAAGGGCGAGCTCCAGGGTCAGCCGCACGTGCCGCCCCACAACATGCAGGGGCCCATGCTGCAGCCGTTCCAGGCGACGTTTAGACCCAACAAGCAGCCGTTCGCCGCCGGGCCGTACTACTCCGTCTTTCCGGGGAACAAGGCGATGCCAAACCTGGCCTACCCCGAGCAGCCTAAAACTCAGCAGCAACTCATGCATCAgatgcagcagcaacaaatgcatcatcatcaccagcagcaccagcaacaGCAGTTGCATCATCAGCAACACATtcagttgcagcagcaacagcagcagcagcagcagcaacaacaacagttgcagcagcaacagaaaatccAGCAGCAtcaaatgcagcagcagcagcagcaaatgcaGCAGCAAATGCAGCAGCAGTATCACCAGCAACAAATTCAGGAGCGACAGCAACAACTTCAGCAAATCCAACAGCAGTTGCATCAACAGAATGTGCCACAGCAAGAAGCAACACCACCCCCAGTGCAACcaaagcaacaacagcagcagcaacaacaacaacagcagcagcagcaacaacaacagcagcagcaacaactgcagacCCAAAACTTTGTAGCTTTTCAGCCTCCTGATCCATGTCCACCTGACACCGGGTCGGAAAAAGATGTAAAGCCAGCAGAGCCGCCGCAGGAACCAGAGGCTCAAACCGTTGCTGCTGCCTCAGCCGCACCCGATCCAtgtcctgaaaagatccccgCGAATCCCGCAGAGGCTCCCGAGGCTCCCTCAGCTCCCTCTCGTCGCTCCCGTCGCCTTTCCAAAGACGGACAGTCCCCTCTGGGGCCCCCTTCGTCAAACCCCTGGCCTCAAGCCTCTAAAGACCCTCCGCCATCCCTGAACGGAGTAGCAGGTGTGCCGCCTgcgagaggaggggagagcCAGGTGACGACAGGCGGCGTAATCCAGATCACCCGCAGGAGAAGGAGGGCGTCCAAGGAGATCAACCTGGAGACGCTCGCCCAAAAGGCGTCGGAAATGGAGTCCCTGCCAGCTAAAACAgctaag GAAGACGGAGCCTCAGGGAAGCAAGCCTCCATGGTGCCCCTGGTCATCCCCGTGTCTGTGCCGGTGCACAGGGGTCAGCCGGATCCTCAGGGCGTCTGGGCTCACGGGCGTCCCGGTCAAGGGGAGCGGCCGGCTGATCGCAAGCCTTCCGTGATCGTGGCTCGCCGGCGGTCACTCAGATCGGTCAGTTTTGGCCAG GATGGGGACAGCGACGCGGGGCTGGACGAGGACGGCAAAGCTAAGTGCAAGCGGCGGCCTCGCCCCGAACCCCTCATCATCCCGCCTCCCAAACCCTCCACCTTCATCCCTCCGTCCGTCTACCCCAGCATCACTTCCTACCAAAGTAACCTGCGCTCGCCGGTGCGCCTGGACAACCCGCTCACCCTGCCGCCGTACACGCCCCCACCCATCCTGTCTCCGGTGCGGGAGGGCTCCGGCCTCTACTTCTCCACCTTCCTCACCAACATAGCCGTGAGCAACCAAATCCTGCCACCGCCGCCTACTCCCAAGTCTGCAGCGCGCAGCCTGTTGCGCTCCA CGAGTTCTGATATCGAACCCCCTGTCTTGCCTTTGATCGCCGATGCCACACCTGTCAGCTTTGAACC GCGCATCAACATCGGGCTACAGTACCAGGCGGAAATTCCTGATATGGAAGAAAAACCTTCCGCCCAGTCCGACCAGCACAAAGCTGACCTGGTTTGGGTTCCCCTGGATGAGTGCAGCCACACACATG TAGAGGATTTGATGAATGCAGCTTGTTCCAGTGTGTTCAGGGGAGGAGGAACCAATCAGGAGCTGGTGTTACACTGTTTACATGAAAGCGGGGGCAATTTCCTT GAAACACTGGAACGCTTGATGCTTCAGGACCCAATTTTCCCCAAAGGCCATCACCTGGCAGGCTATCACTACTCAG GCTCCGACAGCTGGACTGCAGAGGAGAAGCGCTACTTCAACAAGGGGATCTCTGCCTACAGGAAGGATTTCTTTCTGGTGCAGAAACTG GTGCGGACTAAGACAGTGGCTCAGTGTGTAGAGTTCTACTACACGTACAAGAAGCAGGTGAAGATCGGTCGCAACGGCATTTTGACCTTCGGCCCTCCGGATTCACCCGTGGAGAAGCACGCGGAGGCCGTGGTGGACGTTAAG AGCTCACAGCAGCAGTCTAAAGTGACTCAGGGAGAGGACGAAGGAGATGACAAGAAGGATCCTTACGACCACGAGAGCAGCCACCAGGCACGGGTCGCCCAGTCCCTACAGGCCCATGACTAT GCAGGAACGGTGTTGGTGATCAAAGAGCCGGACACCGCGAATAAAGAGGTTCGTCACGCCTCAGTGCAGCCCCGGCCCCGGGCCGAGCCCGCGCCGAAGAAGAGCAAAGCCCCGGCGAAGCCCCCGCAGGATCCTGATGCAGTGTTTCCATGCAAGAAATGTAACAG ggtGTTTTATAAAGTGAAGAGTCGCAGCGCCCACATGAAGAGTCACGCCGAGCAGGAGAAGAAAGCCGCCGCGTTGCgtcagaaagaggaggaggagcaggcagCGGCTCAAGCTCGAGCCAGGAAgttggcggcggcggcggcggcggcagcagctcaTCAGGGAGGAAATGGCAATGGAGTGACAGATCAGGCGGAGGTCAGCAGCCAGGAAGACTCATCCGAAGGAGAAGATGACGACGACGAAGACTGGCAGTGa